The Rhizobium rhododendri nucleotide sequence GAACTCGCCCGCACCTATTTTCCATTGAAGGTATTCCAGGTCGCCACACATCCGCTGCCGGCCGCAATCCGCCAGCGGCTCCTGCCGGCAAATCAGTGTGTTTCCGATACCAGGCGCAACCTCTTCACCTTCCGCTTCGATGCCGACAATCGGCTGATTTCGGGCGGTATGCACATCTTCGGCCCTGGCGCCGACGCCCGTGTGCCAGCAACAATCCATCGACGCATGGCCGAAAAGCTCGGGCTCCCCGATCTACCGCCGCTGGAATTCAGCTGGTCCGGTCTGGCTGCTGTCGAACCGGATTTCCTGCCGCATCTGGTCGATCTCGGACCCGGACTGATCGCCGGCTTTGCCTGCAACGGACGCGGCATCGCCATGACGACGGCGATGGGCAAGGAGCTTGCCGCCTGGGCAACAGGTGCAGATGCCCGTGATCTTGCGATCCCCTTCGGACCGCCGGCACCGATACCGTTCCATGCTCTCCTGAAGCACGCGCCCAATGCGCTGCTGCCGTGGAGCATGCTGCAGGACCGGCTGGACGAGCGAGCCTAACCCCAAACGCAATGCGCCCGCCGATCCCATGACAGATCGACGGGCGCCCGCTCACTCCTGGCCCCACCAGGAGGAGCTGTTACTCGCGGTCGCCCGTAAAGTTGAGCAACAGCTGGAAGATGTTGACGAAGTTCAGGTAGAGCGACAGGGCGCCCATCACAGCCATTTTCTGCTGCGATTCCTGGTCATAGTTCTCGGCATACTGTTCCTTGATGTTCTGCGTATCCCAGGCGGTCAGGCCGACGAAGACGGCGATACCGATCACGGACACGGCAAACTGCAGGACAGTCGAGCCGAGGAAGATGTTGACGACGCTGGCGATCACGACGCCAATCAGGCCCATCATCAGGAACGAGCCGAAATTGGCGAGATCCCGCTTCGTCGTGTAGCCATAGAGACTTGTCGCGCCGAACATGGTGGCTGCGATGAAGAAGGTGCGGGCGATACTGGCGCCGGTGAACACCAGGAACACCGAGGCGAGCGATAGTCCCATGACTGCGCAGAAGGCCCAGAACATGGCCTGCGCGCCGCTGGCGGACATCGACTGGATCTTGAACGAGAAAAACAGCACGAAGCCGATCGGTGCCAGCATGACGACCCACTTCAGGGGCGACGAGAAGATCGGCACATAGAGCGCCGGCGTCGTGCCGACGACGAAGGCAACGAGCCCCGTCACGACCAGACCGATAGCCATATAGTTGTAGATGCGCAGCATATGCTTGCGCAGTCCTTCGTCGAACAGCGCCTGGGTGCCGGCGTTAACGCCGAAACCGGAGCGGGGATTGATCGGATTCATGATCTGTCTCCTTGATTGCGTTAATAGAGTGTCCGGGAAAGCCGCTCGGCCTCCCCGTCGAGATTGTTGGCGGCGGCATCGGCAACCAGCGCGTAGGCGACATCGCCGATCTGCCAGTAGGATGCCTGCACGCCGTCGAGGGCGATGTGGTCGACCTTGGCGACGGCAAAACTGCCTGGCCGGACTGCAAACAGCGACAGCCGCTTGCCATTCGCATCGACGGTAACTTCGATGCTCGGTCCGAAGGCCGACGGATAGATTTCGGCATCGGCCACCTTCCAGTCGGCCGGCAACGTCGGCATGACGATTGCGGTTGCCGCCCGGATATCATCCGGATTGTAGTTGGCCGACTTCGGCTGCGAGGCGACCTGCGCCCTCAATGCCGAGGTGCGGAAAGCCGCAACCGCATCGTCGACGAAAGCCGGCGGCGGCACGGATGCCGAGACCTCGGTGGCCGAGAAAGCGCCGAACGAATTGTGTGCCACCCAGCCCGATGCCACCAGAACGGCAACGGCAGCAATGCGCTGCAATGACTGCAATACGCGACCGTAGGCAAGCCCACGCTCCAGACGACGGGCGGCCTCGCGGGTCTGCACCCCGCCGGTTACGGCCTCCGTCGCCAGTGCCAGCCGCAATTCGCCGCGCAGGCTTAAGTCGGCCATGACCTTGGCAGCCGTTGCCGGATGTTCCGACAGGTAGGATTCCACCGCTATGCGCCGCGATACATCCAGTTCGCCGTCGACATAGGCATCGAGATCGGCGTCGATGATCGGATCAACTGACGTCATGATCGTTCCCTCCGATAACACGCAGATGCGACGCAGCCGGCGCCTTGTCCTCGAAATCCCTCAACTGGGCGCGCGCCCGCGAAATTCGCGACATCAGCGTGCCGACAGGTATGCCGAGCGTCGCTGCGGCCTCGTTGTAGGACATGTCCTCGATGGCAACGAGATGCAGCGCCGCACGCTGTTCTTCCGGAAGCCTGAAGAAGGCGTCACGCACCTGCGACAGCCGGACGGCATGCTCCTGGCCGGCCGCCAGCGACTGCTCCATCTCGACGGCCGCGCCATCATGGCGCCGCGCCATCGACCGGTCCCGACGCAGGCGGTCGATATGGGCGTTATGGACGATGGAGAGAAGCCAGGAGCGCAGGTTTGCGCCGCGACGGAAGGTCGACTTGCGCTCATAGGCCCGCAGCAAGGCATCATGCACGAGGTCTTCCGCATCGTCGGCGTTGCGCACCAGCGAACGGGCGTAGCGTCTCAGGGATGAGAGCTGTGCCAAGACATCGAATGTGCGTCCGTTGCGTTCCATGACCCAGTATACGGACACCGATGCGAACTTATTCCCGGCACGATCAAAAAAAATCGCAATGCGGCTTACATCAGCACGAAATTGGTGGGCGTCGGCAGCGGTGGCAGATCCGTCTCGCCCATGGCTTCTCGCAGATTGTGCTCGATAGCATCGGCAAGCGCACCGATCGGCAAAGCATTCGCCTCCTTGCTGAACGGATTTTCGAGCTCGTCACCGAGCGCATCGAGGCCGAAGAAGGTGTAGGCGATGACCGCCGCCGCAAACGGCGTTCCCCAGCCGAGCACGTCGACCGAACCGAACGGCATTAGGAAGCAAAACAGATAGGCCGTGCGATGAACCAGCAGCGTGTAGGCAAACGGCAACGGCGTGTTTCGGATGCGCTCGCAGGTCGCCGGCACAATTGCCATGTCGGTGATTGTCCTGTCGAGCATCTGGTACTGGATATCTGTTATCCGGTCGCTCGCCCGCATTCTTGCCAGATCGGCCGACATCAGCCGCATCAGCATTTCAGGCCTGTTCGATGCAGCGTGATAGAGGGGCTGGACATCGTCCGGCAATAGCCGCTCGACCTTGCTCTGGTCGCCCTCCGGCCGAAGATGCTGGACAAGCGCATGTGGCATGGCCATGGCCAGCGTCAGCAGGCTACGCCTGACCCGCCGCCCCTCCTCGCCGTGCAAGGCTTCCAGCAGCAAGGTCTGGCGCGAAAACGTCCGTGCCGCGTAGACCAGTTGTCCCCAGCTGTGCCGCGCCTCCCACCAGCGTTGATAGCAGGCGTTGTTGCGGAACGACAGAAACACCGAAAGCGCTGTGCCGAGCACGGCGAACGGCACGCCGCTGACCGACAGGATCATGCCCGGTCGCTCGTGATGGCCCCAGGTGATGAGGCAGGACATAACGAAAATCACGATGATCTGCGGCAAGATGCGGGGAACGATCGATCCACGCATGATGAAGAATAGCGGGAGTAGCCCCGGGCGCTCGCGGACGATCATGGTGGATGCTCTGTTGGGGCTGCCTGTACACCACCCTTACCGGATAAAGATAGGCTGCCTAACCGATATTGGCACAAACGGTGCACTGGGGGTATGCGCCCATTTGTCGCCTCACACGGGAGGCAATGCCGCCAGACTGCAATATCGGATATACACGAGACCTCGGATAAATATCCGCCAAACCTACCCCCCCAGACCTAAAGACTGAGGATCGCTCCGCCAGTTGTTACCTGACGGAGCGGTGGCCTTCGATCAGTTGCTGGCGGTCACCAGTACCGGTTCGGCACGATAGTCCTTGGGGAACATGCGCTTCAGGTCATCGATTTTCGGTATGTCGTTGATGGCGATGTAGGGATATGTCGGGTGGGTCGTCAGGAAATTCTGATGATAAGTCTCGGCCGGATAGAAGCTCTTTCCCGGCTCGATCTTCGTGACGACAGCCTCACCGAAAACGTGTGCCTTGTTCAGTTGATCGATATAGGCCTTGGCGACGCGCGCCTGTTCAGGCGTGGTCGGAAAGATTGCCGAGCGGTACTGGGTGCCGCTGTCTGGCCCCTGGCGGTTCAATTCCGTTGGATCGTGGGCGACGGAGAAGTAGATCTGCAGCAGATGGCCGAGGCTGATCTTGTGCGGATCGAAGACCACCTTCACGGTCTCGGCATGGCCCGTGCTGCCGGTGCTGACAGTCTCGTATTCAGCGGTATTCTTCGCGCCACCGGCATAACCGGACACCGCGCTGACGACGCCGTCGACATGCTGGAAGACGCCCTGCACGCCCCAGAAACAGCCCCCGGCGAGCGCGATTGTCTCGGTGCCGGAACCCGGCGCTGCGTCGATAGTGGCTTTCGGAATCTCTCGGGCTTCGCCGGCCTGGGAAGGTGTGAAATGCAGCACAGTGCCGCCGACCAGAAGGACCGCAACAGCGGTGCCGGCCCGTCGGCCATATCGGGACAAGGCTTCGCGCATGGAATATTTCAAAGTCATCGTCATGGAAGATCTCCCGTTAGCCGGAGGTGAATGCGTAGGCCTGAAGTCTGAGCCCAAATGCTGGGCGGAATTGGCGTTTCAAGAGGTGCGTCACGCAGATGATGCCTGGAACGTCATGGCGATGCCGTTCATGCAGTAGCGAAGGCCGGTCGGCTTGGGGCCGTCGTTGAAGACATGGCCGATATGGCTGCCGCAACGGGCACAATGCACGGCGTTGCGGACCATGCCGTAGGACGTATCCTTGACGGACCCGACGGCTTTTGGCAACGGTTGCCAGAAACTGGGCCAGCCCGTGCCGCTCTCGAACTTAGTCTCCGAGGAAAACAGGGGTAGTTCGCAACCGGCGCAGGCAAATCTTCCCTTACGGTGTTCTTCGAGCAGCGGGCTGGTGAAGGGGCGTTCCGTGCCCTCGTTGCGCAGAACCTCGTATTGTTCTGCGGTCAAAAGCTTGTGCCATTGCGCATCGGTATGGGTTATGGGAAACGTTGCGGCAGCAGCAGTCCCCAGCGATCCGTTCCAGCTCCGCGCGGAAAACACCGCCGCACCGGTCGCCACAGTCATCAGCAATGCGCGTCTCGTCTGCATTCTGGTCCTCCCGGTTTTATTCATCATACAGCAGATACGAACGCGGCCGTGGTTTTGTTACACAAAGCCGCGTGAGACACAGAAATGTGACCGCTATCCAGGCGAGGCCTCGGCAATACGGGGATCAATAGTGCGGCGGTTTCGCGTTGGCCGGCGCCTCGGCAGTTTCTTCGTCGAGCGTCATGAAACGCTCGACCAGACGTTCGAGCTTGTAGCGGGTTTCCTCGACCACCTTCCACTGCGCCGTCAGCTGGTCGGAGAGTTCGTCGATGGTCTTTGCCTGGTAGGCAACAACTTCCTCAAGCTGGGTAATGCGGCTTTCCTGGTCAGACATCTCGGCTTCCTTTCGATCGTGCCATGGCGGCGACACACCAGCTTTCGGCCCGGTTGGCAAGAGCCGCCCCAATCTTGCAGCGGACCCTCCATCTCGGTGGAACTGATGGCCTCGAGGCAAGTTACGAAACGCGGCCTTGTGCAAGCGGGAGATGATAATGTCCGACACTCCGAAAATCGAACCGAACGATGCTCCAGCCGGCGGATGGGGGTCGGTCAGATCGCTGGCCCATCAGGCGCGGGAAAACGGCCAGCCGCTCAGCGTCGTTGCAGGTCTCGCCAAGCAGAACAAGGCCGATGGCTTTGCCTGCGTCAGCTGCGCCTGGGCAAAGCCCGCCAAGCCTCACCCGGCCGAGTTCTGCGAAAATGGCGCCAAGGCGACATTCTGGGAACTGGCCGCCGCGCGCGCCGACGCGGATTTCTTCGCGCAGCACACGGTCACCGAATTGCGCGGCTGGAGCGACTATGATCTCGAAAATGCCGGCCGACTGATGCAGCCGATGCGCTACGATGCCGCGAGCGACCACTATGTTCCCGTCTCATGGGACGAGGCCTTTTCAGCCATCGGCCGCGAGCTGAAGGCAATCCGTGCAGTCGATCCCAACAAGGTCGTGTTCTACGCCTCCGGCCGGGCCTCGCTGGAAACATCCTACATGTATCAGCTGATGGCTCGGGTTTATGGCACCAACAACCTGCCTGACAGCTCCAACATGTGCCATGAATCCACCTCTGTCGCACTTCCGGAGAGCATTGGGATTCCCGTCGGAACGGTGCGGCTGGACGACTTCGAGACGGCGGAAGCATTCTTTTTCTTCGGCCACAATACAGGCTCCAATGCGCCGCGCATGCTGCACCAGCTGCAGGAAGCAGTAAAGCGCGGCGCCGAGATCGTCACCTTCAATCCGCTGAAGGAACGCGGGCTGGAGCGGTTCGTCAATCCGCAAAGCCCGCTCCAGATGGCCACCAACCATGCCACCGAGATCAGCAGCCAGTATCACCAGGTCAAGGCCGGTGGCGACATTGCTGCTATAACCGGAATCTGCAAGGCACTGCTGGCAACAGACGACGCCGACCTCGCATCCGGCGGGAACGGCGTCCTCGACCGCGAATTTCTGGCAGAACACACCCACGGCGCCGGAGAATTCATCGACTACGTCAGGTCTCAGAACTGGGACGTCCTCGTTCGGGAATCAGGCCTGCCAATTGCCGCAATGGTCCAGGCGGCGGATACCTATAGTCGCGCCAAATCCGTCATCGGCATCTACGGCATGGGACTGACCCAGCACAAGCTCGGCGTCCAGGCGGTCCAGATGCTGGTCAACCTGCTTCTGCTGCGCGGCAATATCGGCCGGCCCGGCGCCGGCATCTGCCCAGTACGCGGCCACTCGAATGTCCAGGGCCAGCGTACGGTCGGCATTTCGGAAAAGACCAAGCTGGTTCCGCTGGACAGGCTGAAGGAACTCTACCACTTCGAGCCGCCTTACGAGGATGGACTGACAACCGTTGATGCTTGCCAGTCGATCATCAAGGGCGATGTCGAAGGCTTCATCGGGCTCGGTGGTAATTTCCTTCGCGCCGTACCGGAGCGGGAAGTGATGGAGGAGCGCTGGCCGGCCATGCGCCTGACAGTGCAGATCGCCACCCGGCTCAACCGTGGCCAGCTGTTCAACGGCAGCGTCTCCTACCTCCTGCCGTGCCTTGGCAGAACCGAGATCGACGAGCAGGCAAGCGGTCCTCAGGCTGTCAGCGTCGAGGACAGCACGTCCTGCATCCACGGCTCCAGAGGTTTTCACGCTCCGGCAGGGCCCGGGCTCTATTCCGAAACGAAAATCGTTGCCGGGATCGCCAAGGCCACCCTGCCCGACAATCCAGACATCCCGTGGGACGAGTGGGTGAATGATTACGCTAGGGTCCGCGACGCCATAGAGGCGACCTACCCGAAGATATTCAAGGATTTCAACAAGCGGCTGTTTACCCCCGGCGGCTTTGAAAAACCGCTCGCCGCCCGCGAGCGCGACTGGCAGACGGACACGGGCAAGGCAAATTTCAAAGTGCCGACCGCACTGTCGGCAAGTTTCGCAGAAGACCACGCCGACATTTTCCGGCTGATGACGCTACGCAGCAACGACCAGTTCAACACGACCGTCTATGGCTATAGCGACCGCTTTCGCGGCGTCGAAGGCACCCGCATGGTGATATTCCTCAACGTGGCGGACATGCAGAGGCTCGGCATCGCCAAGGACGACACTGTGTCGTTGGTCACCGCTACCGATGACAATATCGTCCGCCGGCTGGATGGCCTGCGCGCCGTCCCACACAGCATCCCTGAAGGGTGCTGCGGCGCGTATTATCCCGAGTGCAACTCCTTGATACCGCTCTGGCAACATGCCGAAAAGAGCAAGGTGCCCGCCGCCAAATCCGTCCCGGTTTACATCGTAAAGGACGGAAGCAAGCTCGCGCCGATGCCAGTTTACAGCCGGATTAATGCCAGTCAGCCGGTCGGCATCGAGACCTGACAGCGAGCGATCCGAGCTTCCCGGAAAGCGATCCGGGGAGCCACTCGCAAGACATTTTGCGACAATCCGGCGAAACTCTAAATGGCCGTGTGGCTGTTATTCAACTGACATGAGCGAGCACTAGAGAGAGCGGCAAGAAGCGCCGGCCTCCTCTGGAGCGCCGCTTACCGAAGGCGCTTCCATCTTTATTTCGGAGACGCCGCATGAAAATCATCCAGATTACCGACACCCATGTCAGCCCCGGAAAGCCGCATTTCAACGGTAACTGGGAACCACTGGCACGCTGGATCAACGACAGCGGCGCCGATCTCGTGATCCACACCGGCGACCTCAGCGTCGACGGCGCCGACAAGGACGAGGACCTCGTCTTCTCGATGGATCTGATGCGGCAGGTTGCCGTGCCGATGCTGATTGTCCCCGGCAATCATGATGTCGGCCATCTCCCGGGTTCGGCCCAGCCCGTCAATGCCGAGCGGCTGGCCCGCTGGCGGCGCCTCGTCGGCCCCGACCGCTGGGTTGAAGATCGAGGCAATTGGCGCCTGATCGGTCTCAACAGCCAGTTGATGGGCTTTGAGGATGGCGAGGACGAAGCCCAGTTCGAATGGCTGGAAACAACGCTTGCCAGCCGGGGCGACCGCCGCGTCGCGATCTTCGCCCACAAGCCGCTCTTCGTAGACACGCCGGACGAGGGCGACACCGGTTACTGGAGCGTCCGGCCGAACCAGCGTCAGCGCCTCTACGATTTGATCGCCGCCCATGATGTTGCGCTGTTTGGCAGCGGTCACCTGCACTGGGCCTGGAAGGGCGGCTTCAAGACCACCTCCACCGTCTGGGCGCCACCGGCCGCCTTCATCCTCGACAAGATGGAACGCGAAATGCCCGGCGAACGCTTTGTCGGCGCCGCTATCCACACGTTTGCCGATGACGTCACCACCGAGCTTGTCGCGGTTCCCGGCATGACCGCCTATTTCCTCGACGATGTCGTTGAGGAGGTCTATCCCCAGGCAGCCCACAAGGTCGTCCGGGATGCGGCCCAATGAGCGCGCTTTCCCTTTCCGGCATTACCAAGTCCTTCGGTGACAACGCCATCCTCAAGGGCGTCAGCCTCGAGGTCGAGCCGGGCGAGTT carries:
- a CDS encoding Bax inhibitor-1/YccA family protein, which encodes MNPINPRSGFGVNAGTQALFDEGLRKHMLRIYNYMAIGLVVTGLVAFVVGTTPALYVPIFSSPLKWVVMLAPIGFVLFFSFKIQSMSASGAQAMFWAFCAVMGLSLASVFLVFTGASIARTFFIAATMFGATSLYGYTTKRDLANFGSFLMMGLIGVVIASVVNIFLGSTVLQFAVSVIGIAVFVGLTAWDTQNIKEQYAENYDQESQQKMAVMGALSLYLNFVNIFQLLLNFTGDRE
- a CDS encoding anti-sigma factor family protein: MTSVDPIIDADLDAYVDGELDVSRRIAVESYLSEHPATAAKVMADLSLRGELRLALATEAVTGGVQTREAARRLERGLAYGRVLQSLQRIAAVAVLVASGWVAHNSFGAFSATEVSASVPPPAFVDDAVAAFRTSALRAQVASQPKSANYNPDDIRAATAIVMPTLPADWKVADAEIYPSAFGPSIEVTVDANGKRLSLFAVRPGSFAVAKVDHIALDGVQASYWQIGDVAYALVADAAANNLDGEAERLSRTLY
- a CDS encoding sigma-70 family RNA polymerase sigma factor; this translates as MERNGRTFDVLAQLSSLRRYARSLVRNADDAEDLVHDALLRAYERKSTFRRGANLRSWLLSIVHNAHIDRLRRDRSMARRHDGAAVEMEQSLAAGQEHAVRLSQVRDAFFRLPEEQRAALHLVAIEDMSYNEAAATLGIPVGTLMSRISRARAQLRDFEDKAPAASHLRVIGGNDHDVS
- a CDS encoding bestrophin family protein; this translates as MIVRERPGLLPLFFIMRGSIVPRILPQIIVIFVMSCLITWGHHERPGMILSVSGVPFAVLGTALSVFLSFRNNACYQRWWEARHSWGQLVYAARTFSRQTLLLEALHGEEGRRVRRSLLTLAMAMPHALVQHLRPEGDQSKVERLLPDDVQPLYHAASNRPEMLMRLMSADLARMRASDRITDIQYQMLDRTITDMAIVPATCERIRNTPLPFAYTLLVHRTAYLFCFLMPFGSVDVLGWGTPFAAAVIAYTFFGLDALGDELENPFSKEANALPIGALADAIEHNLREAMGETDLPPLPTPTNFVLM
- the msrA gene encoding peptide-methionine (S)-S-oxide reductase MsrA — encoded protein: MTMTLKYSMREALSRYGRRAGTAVAVLLVGGTVLHFTPSQAGEAREIPKATIDAAPGSGTETIALAGGCFWGVQGVFQHVDGVVSAVSGYAGGAKNTAEYETVSTGSTGHAETVKVVFDPHKISLGHLLQIYFSVAHDPTELNRQGPDSGTQYRSAIFPTTPEQARVAKAYIDQLNKAHVFGEAVVTKIEPGKSFYPAETYHQNFLTTHPTYPYIAINDIPKIDDLKRMFPKDYRAEPVLVTASN
- the msrB gene encoding peptide-methionine (R)-S-oxide reductase MsrB, whose product is MQTRRALLMTVATGAAVFSARSWNGSLGTAAAATFPITHTDAQWHKLLTAEQYEVLRNEGTERPFTSPLLEEHRKGRFACAGCELPLFSSETKFESGTGWPSFWQPLPKAVGSVKDTSYGMVRNAVHCARCGSHIGHVFNDGPKPTGLRYCMNGIAMTFQASSA
- a CDS encoding SlyX family protein, whose protein sequence is MSDQESRITQLEEVVAYQAKTIDELSDQLTAQWKVVEETRYKLERLVERFMTLDEETAEAPANAKPPHY
- a CDS encoding FdhF/YdeP family oxidoreductase gives rise to the protein MSDTPKIEPNDAPAGGWGSVRSLAHQARENGQPLSVVAGLAKQNKADGFACVSCAWAKPAKPHPAEFCENGAKATFWELAAARADADFFAQHTVTELRGWSDYDLENAGRLMQPMRYDAASDHYVPVSWDEAFSAIGRELKAIRAVDPNKVVFYASGRASLETSYMYQLMARVYGTNNLPDSSNMCHESTSVALPESIGIPVGTVRLDDFETAEAFFFFGHNTGSNAPRMLHQLQEAVKRGAEIVTFNPLKERGLERFVNPQSPLQMATNHATEISSQYHQVKAGGDIAAITGICKALLATDDADLASGGNGVLDREFLAEHTHGAGEFIDYVRSQNWDVLVRESGLPIAAMVQAADTYSRAKSVIGIYGMGLTQHKLGVQAVQMLVNLLLLRGNIGRPGAGICPVRGHSNVQGQRTVGISEKTKLVPLDRLKELYHFEPPYEDGLTTVDACQSIIKGDVEGFIGLGGNFLRAVPEREVMEERWPAMRLTVQIATRLNRGQLFNGSVSYLLPCLGRTEIDEQASGPQAVSVEDSTSCIHGSRGFHAPAGPGLYSETKIVAGIAKATLPDNPDIPWDEWVNDYARVRDAIEATYPKIFKDFNKRLFTPGGFEKPLAARERDWQTDTGKANFKVPTALSASFAEDHADIFRLMTLRSNDQFNTTVYGYSDRFRGVEGTRMVIFLNVADMQRLGIAKDDTVSLVTATDDNIVRRLDGLRAVPHSIPEGCCGAYYPECNSLIPLWQHAEKSKVPAAKSVPVYIVKDGSKLAPMPVYSRINASQPVGIET
- a CDS encoding metallophosphoesterase family protein, producing MKIIQITDTHVSPGKPHFNGNWEPLARWINDSGADLVIHTGDLSVDGADKDEDLVFSMDLMRQVAVPMLIVPGNHDVGHLPGSAQPVNAERLARWRRLVGPDRWVEDRGNWRLIGLNSQLMGFEDGEDEAQFEWLETTLASRGDRRVAIFAHKPLFVDTPDEGDTGYWSVRPNQRQRLYDLIAAHDVALFGSGHLHWAWKGGFKTTSTVWAPPAAFILDKMEREMPGERFVGAAIHTFADDVTTELVAVPGMTAYFLDDVVEEVYPQAAHKVVRDAAQ